The following are encoded in a window of Ignicoccus islandicus DSM 13165 genomic DNA:
- a CDS encoding zinc finger domain-containing protein gives MKLSLRLEVEVVKPPVCSSCNRLVVPKGKEVGVKFYCPNCGEVIIWRCPSCRKQTKPYRCPKCGFEGP, from the coding sequence GGCTCGAAGTAGAGGTAGTTAAACCACCTGTATGCAGCAGTTGCAACCGTCTCGTTGTACCGAAGGGCAAGGAAGTAGGTGTTAAGTTTTACTGTCCTAATTGCGGCGAAGTAATTATCTGGAGATGTCCTAGCTGTAGGAAGCAGACTAAACCTTATCGCTGCCCCAAGTGTGGTTTTGAGGGGCCATGA